The proteins below are encoded in one region of Paenibacillus sp. YYML68:
- the galE gene encoding UDP-glucose 4-epimerase GalE, producing MAVLVTGGAGYIGTHTCVELLNRGFDIVVVDNFYNSKPEALRRVEAITGRTFPYYTVDLLERDALANVFAEHEIESVIHFAALKAVGESVRLPLQYYHNNITGTLTLCEVMQQYGVKKLVFSSSATVYGVPEQVPIDEEMPLGATNPYGQTKLMIEQVLRDLYVSDNEWSIALLRYFNPVGAHESGTIGEDPNGLPNNLMPFVTQVAVGKLPHVNVFGNDYPTPDGTGVRDYIHVVDLAVGHIKALEYIRAHKGAEAFNLGTGNGYSVLEMIQALERASGRTIAYRIVDRRPGDIAVCYADPAKAKAQLQWEAERGLEQMCEDAWRWQLNNPNGYETAE from the coding sequence ATGGCCGTATTGGTTACGGGTGGAGCAGGCTACATAGGGACTCATACTTGCGTAGAGCTGTTGAACCGCGGGTTCGACATCGTCGTCGTCGACAACTTCTATAACAGCAAGCCGGAGGCGCTACGGCGGGTCGAGGCGATCACAGGAAGGACGTTCCCTTATTACACCGTCGACCTGCTGGAGCGGGACGCGCTGGCGAACGTATTCGCCGAGCACGAGATCGAATCGGTTATTCATTTTGCCGCGCTTAAGGCGGTAGGGGAATCGGTTCGGTTGCCGCTGCAATATTACCACAACAATATTACGGGCACACTGACGCTATGCGAGGTTATGCAGCAATATGGCGTGAAGAAGCTCGTCTTCAGCTCGTCAGCAACGGTATACGGTGTACCGGAGCAGGTGCCGATTGATGAGGAAATGCCGCTAGGCGCCACAAATCCGTATGGACAGACGAAGCTGATGATCGAGCAAGTGCTGAGGGACCTGTACGTATCCGACAACGAGTGGAGCATCGCGCTGCTCCGTTATTTCAATCCCGTCGGCGCTCACGAGAGCGGTACGATCGGCGAGGACCCGAACGGATTGCCGAATAACTTGATGCCGTTCGTGACGCAAGTGGCCGTCGGCAAGCTTCCGCATGTGAACGTATTCGGCAACGACTATCCGACGCCAGACGGAACAGGCGTGCGAGATTATATCCATGTCGTAGACCTCGCGGTCGGACATATTAAGGCGCTGGAGTATATTCGAGCTCATAAGGGTGCAGAGGCATTCAACCTCGGGACAGGCAATGGCTACAGCGTGCTCGAGATGATTCAGGCGCTTGAGCGAGCATCGGGCCGTACCATCGCATACCGGATCGTAGACCGCAGACCTGGCGATATAGCCGTATGCTATGCAGACCCGGCCAAGGCGAAGGCGCAGCTGCAATGGGAGGCTGAGCGTGGCCTGGAGCAGATGTGCGAGGATGCTTGGCGCTGGCAGCTGAACAATCCGAACGGCTACGAAACAGCGGAATAG
- a CDS encoding type II toxin-antitoxin system PemK/MazF family toxin — MIVKRGDVFFADLSPVVGSEQGGVRPVLVIQNDIGNRFSPTVIVAAITAQIQKAKLPTHVEIDAEAHGFDRDSVILLEQIRTIDKQRLTDKITHLDEETMRKVDDALQISVGLIEF; from the coding sequence TTGATTGTCAAACGTGGCGACGTTTTCTTCGCGGACTTATCCCCTGTTGTAGGCTCGGAGCAGGGTGGCGTAAGGCCGGTTCTAGTCATTCAGAATGATATCGGCAATCGCTTCAGCCCTACGGTGATCGTGGCTGCGATTACGGCCCAAATTCAGAAGGCCAAGCTGCCGACGCATGTGGAGATTGACGCGGAAGCGCACGGTTTTGACAGAGATTCTGTCATTCTGCTTGAACAGATTCGGACGATCGACAAGCAGAGGCTGACGGATAAGATTACGCACCTGGATGAAGAAACGATGCGCAAGGTCGACGATGCATTGCAGATCAGCGTGGGCTTGATCGAATTTTAA
- a CDS encoding hydrolase/acyltransferase, whose amino-acid sequence MSNKKYALLQHGAQLDFVEMPATHMYQLAALNQRLHKELEKLTANDAPELPKFVAEFERLEIVLPGVELQNGLDYINRLEQTFAALQAEEKQYPLISLLTEIRALQAQLEQWYEEEDEL is encoded by the coding sequence ATGTCGAATAAAAAATATGCGTTGCTGCAGCACGGCGCCCAGCTGGACTTCGTCGAGATGCCAGCTACCCACATGTATCAGCTCGCCGCGCTGAACCAGCGTCTGCACAAGGAGCTGGAGAAGCTGACTGCAAATGATGCACCCGAGCTGCCGAAGTTCGTCGCCGAATTCGAGCGCCTTGAGATCGTATTGCCCGGTGTAGAGCTGCAGAACGGCCTCGACTATATCAACCGTCTAGAGCAGACCTTCGCGGCGCTGCAGGCCGAGGAGAAGCAGTATCCGCTTATCTCGCTACTAACGGAGATCCGAGCGCTTCAGGCTCAGCTAGAGCAGTGGTACGAGGAAGAGGACGAGCTCTAA
- a CDS encoding IS3 family transposase: protein MDIAASQSDRFSKKTGVQCARDWTQQLLFLYPKRPRGKLALENERLKKEIILIYHKHDGIYGAPKFRQELLKSELPFKVCEKRVQRIMKRLGLRSVVIKKFRPEKKDAVYNGGENLLNRDFFTTRRNEKWVSDVTYVHTLELGWCYLASIMDLSTSKIIGWCFSKTMDKSIVLSALDMAVNAENPVKGLILHSDRGSQYTCREYRDKLKALGIRQSFSAKGCPYDSAPIESFHSVLKKEMVYSDSSGCNPQIGFVYLEPSFYFIALG, encoded by the coding sequence GTGGATATCGCCGCATCCCAGTCTGACCGATTCTCCAAAAAAACAGGTGTGCAATGTGCTCGGGATTGGACACAGCAGCTTTTATTTCTGTACCCAAAACGCCCACGCGGCAAGCTCGCCTTGGAGAATGAAAGACTAAAAAAGGAGATCATACTGATCTATCATAAGCATGATGGCATTTATGGAGCCCCTAAGTTTAGACAGGAGCTCCTTAAGTCAGAGCTGCCCTTTAAAGTCTGTGAGAAAAGAGTACAGCGCATCATGAAGCGCCTGGGACTGCGGTCTGTCGTGATTAAGAAGTTTAGACCGGAGAAGAAAGATGCTGTGTACAATGGCGGAGAGAACTTACTGAATCGAGACTTCTTTACGACGCGCCGCAATGAAAAATGGGTTAGCGATGTGACTTATGTACATACGTTAGAGTTAGGCTGGTGTTATCTAGCCTCCATTATGGATTTATCCACATCCAAGATTATCGGTTGGTGTTTTAGCAAAACCATGGATAAATCGATTGTACTGTCTGCGCTAGATATGGCTGTGAACGCAGAAAACCCTGTGAAAGGCTTAATCCTGCACTCCGACCGAGGAAGTCAGTACACCTGCCGGGAATATCGAGATAAGCTGAAAGCGCTGGGAATTCGCCAATCCTTTTCAGCCAAAGGCTGCCCTTATGATAGCGCTCCGATCGAGAGTTTTCATTCGGTATTGAAGAAAGAGATGGTATATAGTGACTCATCCGGTTGCAACCCTCAAATTGGATTCGTATACCTCGAGCCGTCCTTTTACTTCATTGCTCTTGGCTAA
- a CDS encoding glycerophosphodiester phosphodiesterase codes for MEQQQSYGRPLIIGHRGAAGEAPENTLASFKLAIEQGADALELDVHESADGDIIVCHDHTVDRTTDGTGRIDAMLADELRKLDAGAWFSPSYAGERVPLLAEVFAAVPQHIMINVEIKCDYSARLSIRLLQLLVEYGRMDSVVVSSFNHKTLLRLKHDHPALRIGLLYVGDLVHHAKLADISGMDVYSLHPHYAGIGAEDVQEAVRCGLKVYPYTINEPQHLQQAIAAGCTGIITDYPARLKQLLDDSSVE; via the coding sequence ATGGAACAGCAGCAGTCATATGGACGCCCGCTTATTATCGGGCACCGCGGAGCGGCAGGTGAGGCGCCGGAGAATACGCTCGCTTCCTTCAAGCTAGCGATTGAGCAGGGAGCCGATGCGCTCGAGCTGGACGTGCACGAATCGGCAGACGGAGACATCATCGTGTGCCACGATCATACGGTAGATCGGACGACGGATGGAACCGGACGGATCGATGCGATGCTCGCCGATGAGCTGCGCAAGCTCGATGCAGGCGCATGGTTCAGCCCGAGCTATGCAGGGGAGCGGGTGCCGCTGCTGGCGGAGGTGTTCGCGGCGGTGCCGCAGCACATCATGATTAATGTAGAGATCAAGTGCGACTACAGCGCGCGCTTGTCCATCCGACTGCTGCAGCTGCTGGTCGAATATGGCCGTATGGACTCGGTCGTCGTCTCTTCCTTCAACCATAAGACGCTGCTGCGACTGAAGCATGATCATCCAGCGCTGCGCATCGGCCTGCTGTACGTCGGCGATCTCGTGCATCATGCGAAGCTGGCCGACATCTCCGGCATGGACGTCTACTCGCTGCATCCGCACTACGCGGGCATTGGCGCGGAGGATGTACAGGAGGCGGTCCGCTGTGGTCTTAAGGTATATCCGTACACGATCAACGAGCCACAGCATCTGCAGCAGGCGATCGCAGCGGGCTGCACGGGCATCATTACGGATTATCCGGCCCGGCTGAAGCAGCTGCTGGACGATTCGTCTGTCGAATAA
- a CDS encoding acyltransferase, giving the protein MLKKINAIGDYSEGRNNTFDLIRFFAASIVLLFHACVLSFGTNASHDPLFIFTNGQFHLGKMGVAIFFIVSGFLITQSYEKNNHVLKFFLNRALRIFPALIVLLLLTVFVLGPLVTTLPLRDYMQSPETYTYLKSVLLHPMYYSLPGVFANTDDAGIVNGSLWTLEFEFLCYILVGILGVIKMLRKEIILLFLLGVYWVSHSPDLIGNGYFASPITTELVKYFTVGMLCYLLRYYIIMHRYIAILSVILLVATSSFGHFQFAFTFCGTYLVMFFAFMGNQHLREFSKNGDYSYGLYIYSFPIQQLLVSLHGDRLNFAGLFLLSYPLTLIVAYFSWHLIEKRALNLKKYRFKAARLLKSKQTLN; this is encoded by the coding sequence ATGCTAAAAAAAATTAATGCCATTGGTGATTACTCCGAAGGAAGAAACAATACCTTTGATTTAATAAGATTTTTTGCAGCTTCCATAGTACTTTTATTTCATGCGTGTGTACTTTCTTTTGGTACTAATGCTAGTCATGATCCGTTATTTATCTTCACCAACGGACAGTTTCATCTTGGGAAAATGGGTGTAGCGATATTTTTTATCGTAAGTGGCTTTTTAATCACTCAAAGCTATGAAAAGAATAATCATGTATTGAAATTTTTTCTAAATAGAGCACTTCGAATTTTCCCTGCACTCATTGTCTTGTTGCTTCTTACTGTATTTGTGTTAGGGCCATTGGTCACGACATTACCTCTACGTGATTATATGCAGAGTCCGGAAACCTACACCTATCTAAAATCAGTGTTACTTCACCCAATGTATTATTCACTACCAGGTGTTTTCGCCAATACTGATGATGCAGGGATTGTTAACGGGTCATTATGGACCTTAGAATTTGAGTTTCTTTGTTACATATTAGTCGGCATATTAGGTGTAATAAAAATGCTGAGGAAAGAAATTATTCTTTTATTTTTACTAGGTGTCTATTGGGTATCACATTCACCTGACCTTATTGGAAATGGCTATTTTGCATCACCCATTACAACGGAATTAGTTAAGTATTTCACTGTAGGAATGTTGTGCTATTTGTTACGTTACTACATAATCATGCATCGTTATATAGCAATTTTATCTGTCATATTGTTAGTCGCTACTAGTAGCTTTGGCCACTTCCAATTTGCGTTTACTTTTTGCGGCACATATCTCGTTATGTTTTTTGCATTTATGGGTAATCAACATCTTCGTGAATTTTCAAAGAACGGTGACTACTCCTATGGTCTCTACATTTACTCATTCCCAATACAGCAACTTCTTGTGTCCTTACATGGGGATAGATTGAACTTCGCAGGTTTATTCCTACTTTCATACCCTCTAACTTTAATCGTGGCATATTTCTCATGGCATCTGATTGAGAAACGAGCGTTAAACTTAAAAAAATATAGGTTCAAAGCAGCCAGGCTACTGAAATCGAAGCAGACTCTGAACTAA
- a CDS encoding SprT family protein: MDDRQLQQWVEQISLSSFGRPFEHKARFNKRLRSTGGRYFTRSHDIEISWLQYEQFGRQDIEAIIKHELCHYHLHILGQGYQHRDEEFKTLLQLVGGTRYCQSLPDSLQRREPYRYKLVCVDCRMEYLRKRKADPKRYVCGKCKGKLMLVELDIKQHS; the protein is encoded by the coding sequence ATGGATGATCGGCAGCTGCAGCAATGGGTAGAGCAAATTTCGCTGTCGTCGTTTGGACGTCCTTTTGAGCACAAGGCGAGATTTAATAAGAGACTGCGGTCGACAGGCGGCAGGTATTTCACACGGAGTCACGATATTGAGATTAGCTGGCTGCAATATGAGCAGTTCGGTCGGCAAGATATTGAAGCGATCATTAAGCATGAGCTGTGTCATTACCATCTTCACATATTGGGGCAAGGATATCAGCATCGGGATGAGGAGTTCAAGACGCTGCTGCAGCTCGTGGGTGGCACGCGCTATTGTCAGTCGCTGCCGGATTCGTTGCAGCGCCGGGAGCCTTACCGGTACAAGCTGGTGTGTGTGGATTGCCGGATGGAATATTTGCGCAAGCGCAAGGCCGATCCGAAGCGGTACGTGTGCGGCAAGTGCAAGGGCAAGCTGATGCTCGTCGAGCTTGACATCAAGCAGCATTCATGA
- the cmpA gene encoding cortex morphogenetic protein CmpA: MPQWLCNQLMRAFYNKNRRQIRLLNDCWYFYSTRKSDSEPAEPKTQP; the protein is encoded by the coding sequence ATGCCACAATGGCTCTGCAATCAACTGATGCGCGCCTTCTACAACAAGAATCGGCGGCAAATCCGCCTGCTCAACGACTGCTGGTACTTCTACAGCACACGCAAGTCGGACTCCGAGCCAGCTGAACCGAAGACTCAGCCTTGA
- a CDS encoding outer membrane lipoprotein-sorting protein, translated as MQRLKWAVAVMLCLTLVLSGCGLVGKKDAGSVVKELDGMMGKLQSYHAEGKMTLNTGTEPQEYAVEVCFMAESYYRIALTNVKKDITQIVLRNDDGVFVLTPHLNKSFRFQSDWPDNQGQVYLYQSLVQSILMDNERQFTSDEKSFIFDVAANYQNSSLARQKVWLDKSSYAPQHVEVSDTNNNIMVTLQFDKFEFGAKFEKDQFDMQRNMTSSSLKTLPTMGHNHGEPSKEQAGAAGEKQGQPADKSASAPSAEDKAASAKSSNDQSFGIIQPNYMPSGVKLQDTTELKLGDGKAIMLRYTGKYNYTLIESRPKEKTVSILPGDIMDLGFTLGVVTGDAKKTLTWTYDGVEFRLSTGDLPEDEMIKVAQAVQGEMGK; from the coding sequence ATGCAGCGGTTGAAGTGGGCGGTTGCAGTAATGCTGTGCTTGACTCTGGTGCTGTCGGGCTGTGGGTTGGTCGGCAAGAAGGACGCAGGGTCGGTTGTGAAGGAATTGGATGGAATGATGGGCAAGCTGCAGAGCTATCATGCAGAAGGTAAAATGACGCTGAACACCGGCACGGAGCCGCAGGAATATGCGGTAGAGGTATGCTTCATGGCGGAGTCATACTACCGTATTGCGCTAACGAATGTGAAGAAGGACATTACACAGATCGTGCTGCGCAACGATGATGGGGTGTTCGTGCTGACGCCGCATCTGAACAAGAGCTTCCGCTTTCAGAGCGATTGGCCGGACAACCAAGGACAAGTGTACCTGTATCAGTCGCTCGTCCAGAGCATTCTGATGGATAATGAGCGCCAGTTCACGTCCGATGAGAAGTCGTTCATCTTCGATGTGGCGGCGAATTACCAGAATAGCTCGCTGGCTCGTCAGAAGGTGTGGCTGGATAAGAGTAGCTATGCACCTCAGCATGTCGAGGTATCCGATACGAATAACAATATTATGGTCACGCTTCAGTTCGATAAGTTCGAGTTCGGTGCGAAGTTCGAGAAGGATCAATTCGATATGCAGCGCAACATGACAAGCTCGAGCCTGAAGACGCTGCCGACCATGGGGCATAACCACGGTGAGCCGTCGAAGGAGCAGGCAGGTGCAGCCGGTGAGAAGCAAGGTCAACCTGCGGACAAGTCGGCGTCTGCGCCATCCGCTGAGGACAAGGCTGCAAGCGCGAAGTCGTCGAACGACCAGTCCTTCGGCATTATTCAGCCGAACTACATGCCAAGCGGCGTGAAGCTGCAGGACACGACAGAGTTGAAGCTGGGCGACGGCAAGGCAATCATGCTCCGCTACACGGGCAAGTACAATTACACGCTGATCGAATCGCGTCCGAAGGAGAAGACGGTGTCGATTCTTCCAGGAGATATTATGGATCTGGGCTTCACTCTTGGAGTTGTAACAGGCGATGCGAAGAAGACACTGACTTGGACATATGACGGCGTGGAGTTCAGGCTGTCGACCGGTGATTTGCCGGAGGATGAGATGATTAAGGTAGCGCAGGCGGTTCAAGGGGAAATGGGGAAATAA
- a CDS encoding Tex family protein translates to MSKAIAERILRTIAAELKIGEGKVKTTVGLLDEGNTIPFIARYRKEMTGELDENQLRDIEERLTYLRNLENRKLEVLRLIDEQGKLTGELRAAIEQAVKLQEVEDLYRPYKQKRKTRASVAKEKGLEPLADWIASQPRQGDLQAQAAAYIDAEKGVQTAEEAVQGAMDIMAERIADDAKIRAWLRRFTFEQGVLRTEAKNAEQESVYEMYYSYQEPVRKLPPHRILAINRGEREDVLKVALDVPVERIHEYIGKQTIKGPSVVRDTLVAVIEDAYKRLLASSIEREVRGEMTEKAEEQAIQIFAENLRNLLLQPPVKGKVVLGVDPAYRTGCKLAVVDDTGKMLEIAVTYPTPPNNKVAEAKATFKRLIEQYQVELIVIGNGTASRETEQFVAELIGELKSRSLAYLIVNEAGASVYSASKLAQEEFPALDVAERSAISIARRLQDPLAELVKIEPKAIGVGQYQHDVSQKRLDESLTFVVESAVNHVGVDVNTASPSLLSYVSGINQTLARNIVKFRDENGKFTSRQQLQKVPRLGAKAYEQCVGFLRIPEGASPLDNTPIHPESYTVVDKLFKELKLELSMLGTEQMKAMLQQVEAEQLAPKLDVGVPTLKDIVESLLRPGRDPRDEMPAPILRTDVLQLEDLQVGMELKGTVRNVIDFGAFIDIGIKNDGLVHISQLSHSYVKHPMDVVSVGDVVTVWVLNVDEKKGRVGLTMKQPK, encoded by the coding sequence ATGAGCAAGGCGATCGCTGAGCGCATTCTGCGCACGATTGCGGCGGAGCTGAAGATCGGCGAGGGCAAGGTGAAGACGACCGTCGGCCTGCTGGATGAAGGCAATACGATCCCGTTCATCGCGCGCTACCGCAAGGAGATGACAGGGGAGCTCGATGAGAATCAGCTGCGGGATATTGAGGAGCGTCTGACGTACCTGCGCAATCTGGAAAATCGCAAGCTCGAGGTGCTCCGTCTCATCGACGAGCAAGGGAAGCTGACTGGCGAGCTGCGAGCTGCGATCGAGCAGGCGGTGAAGCTGCAGGAGGTCGAGGACCTGTACCGCCCGTATAAGCAGAAGCGTAAGACGCGGGCGAGCGTGGCGAAGGAGAAGGGGCTCGAGCCGCTGGCTGATTGGATCGCCTCGCAGCCTCGGCAGGGCGACCTACAGGCGCAGGCTGCGGCATACATCGACGCGGAGAAGGGCGTTCAGACGGCGGAGGAGGCCGTACAGGGTGCGATGGACATTATGGCCGAGAGAATCGCCGACGATGCGAAGATACGCGCCTGGCTGCGCAGATTCACGTTCGAGCAGGGTGTGCTGCGGACCGAGGCGAAGAATGCCGAGCAGGAGTCCGTCTACGAGATGTACTACAGTTACCAGGAGCCGGTACGCAAGCTGCCGCCGCATCGCATTCTTGCGATCAACCGCGGGGAGCGGGAGGACGTGCTGAAGGTGGCGCTGGATGTGCCTGTGGAGCGCATACATGAATATATCGGCAAGCAGACGATCAAGGGGCCGTCGGTCGTGCGGGATACGCTCGTTGCGGTCATTGAGGATGCGTACAAGAGGCTGCTCGCCTCCTCCATTGAGCGTGAGGTGCGAGGGGAGATGACGGAGAAGGCCGAAGAGCAGGCGATTCAGATTTTTGCCGAAAATCTTCGGAACCTGCTGCTGCAGCCTCCGGTCAAGGGTAAGGTTGTGCTCGGCGTCGATCCCGCGTACCGGACAGGCTGTAAGCTTGCGGTCGTGGACGATACGGGCAAGATGCTCGAGATCGCCGTCACGTACCCGACGCCTCCGAACAACAAGGTCGCCGAGGCGAAGGCGACGTTCAAGCGGCTCATCGAGCAATATCAGGTGGAGCTGATCGTCATCGGCAACGGCACCGCGTCGCGGGAGACGGAGCAGTTCGTCGCCGAGCTGATCGGTGAGCTGAAGTCGCGGAGCCTTGCGTACTTGATTGTCAACGAGGCAGGGGCGAGCGTGTACTCGGCGTCGAAGCTGGCGCAGGAGGAGTTCCCGGCACTCGATGTGGCGGAGCGCAGTGCAATCTCGATTGCCCGCCGTCTGCAGGACCCGCTTGCCGAGCTCGTGAAGATCGAGCCGAAGGCGATCGGTGTCGGTCAATACCAGCATGACGTGTCGCAGAAGCGTCTGGATGAGAGTCTGACGTTCGTCGTCGAGTCGGCGGTGAACCATGTCGGCGTCGATGTGAACACGGCCTCGCCGTCGCTGCTGTCCTACGTCTCGGGCATTAATCAGACACTGGCTCGCAACATCGTCAAGTTCCGCGACGAGAACGGCAAGTTCACGAGTCGTCAGCAGCTGCAGAAGGTGCCGCGTCTCGGTGCGAAGGCATACGAGCAGTGCGTCGGCTTCCTGCGCATACCGGAGGGTGCGAGCCCGCTCGATAATACACCGATCCATCCGGAATCGTACACGGTCGTGGACAAGCTGTTCAAGGAGCTGAAGCTCGAGCTCTCGATGCTCGGCACGGAGCAGATGAAGGCGATGCTGCAGCAGGTGGAGGCGGAGCAGCTGGCGCCGAAGCTGGACGTCGGTGTGCCGACGCTGAAGGACATTGTCGAGTCGCTGCTGCGTCCTGGTCGTGACCCGCGCGACGAGATGCCTGCGCCGATCTTGCGTACGGACGTGCTGCAGCTGGAGGATCTCCAGGTCGGGATGGAGCTGAAGGGGACGGTGCGCAATGTGATCGACTTCGGTGCCTTCATAGATATTGGCATTAAGAACGACGGACTTGTGCACATCTCGCAGCTGAGTCATTCTTATGTCAAGCATCCGATGGATGTCGTGTCTGTCGGAGATGTCGTGACGGTGTGGGTGCTGAATGTGGATGAGAAGAAGGGCCGAGTTGGCCTGACGATGAAGCAGCCGAAATAA
- a CDS encoding YjfB family protein, translated as MNIQSTLNAISGQDTLKQLVGISILNKVKETQATQAATILQDFAAAQPAHLGRNLDVRV; from the coding sequence ATGAATATTCAATCGACACTGAACGCTATATCCGGCCAAGACACACTGAAGCAGCTCGTCGGCATCTCGATCTTGAACAAGGTGAAGGAGACGCAAGCGACGCAGGCGGCGACGATTTTGCAAGATTTTGCAGCTGCACAGCCGGCTCACTTGGGCCGCAATCTGGACGTCCGCGTCTAG
- the alr gene encoding alanine racemase: MDSFYRPTRVEISLDALRHNLLAFREALPKHVSMMAVVKADAYGHGAVEVCRESLDCGVTYIAVAFLDEGLELRRAGVTAPILVLGYTPPEGLLIAYEHNITLNIYTYEVLEAWERLAPACAEGRPLRIHIKLDSGMNRLGIASEEAIPFIDRARQTAGLEVEGLFTHYACADETDKSHTLGQYARFERVVRHYRQQSVEFRYVHAGNSAAAIDLPDHTFNMARLGISMYGLYPSAEVNKQRVELRPVLSIKTGVVMVKQVPPGQGVSYGAVYKTSGEETIATLPIGYADGYSRMLTGKAEVLVRGQRVPVVGRICMDQCMTNVTGIADISIEEEVVILGEQGGERITAEEHASWLGTINYEIVCMISHRVPRVYTKNGAVVRSVNPLLRHLWEKAAEE; encoded by the coding sequence GTGGATTCATTTTACCGGCCGACAAGGGTGGAGATATCGCTGGATGCGCTGCGGCACAATCTGCTGGCGTTCAGGGAGGCGCTGCCGAAGCACGTATCGATGATGGCGGTCGTGAAGGCTGATGCGTACGGGCATGGAGCGGTCGAGGTGTGCAGGGAGTCTCTGGATTGCGGAGTCACGTACATAGCGGTGGCCTTCCTGGATGAAGGGCTGGAGCTGCGACGTGCGGGGGTCACCGCGCCGATTCTGGTGCTGGGGTATACGCCGCCCGAGGGCTTGCTAATTGCATATGAGCATAATATTACATTAAATATATATACGTACGAGGTGTTAGAGGCGTGGGAGCGGCTCGCGCCTGCGTGTGCAGAGGGACGTCCCTTGCGTATCCATATTAAGCTCGATTCCGGCATGAATCGGCTCGGGATTGCGTCGGAGGAGGCGATTCCGTTCATCGATCGGGCGCGGCAGACGGCGGGCCTGGAGGTGGAGGGGCTGTTCACCCATTACGCCTGTGCGGACGAGACGGATAAGAGCCATACGCTCGGTCAGTACGCTCGATTCGAGCGAGTCGTCCGCCATTACCGGCAGCAGTCGGTCGAATTCCGCTATGTGCACGCAGGCAACAGCGCCGCGGCGATCGATCTGCCCGACCATACGTTCAATATGGCGCGGCTGGGCATCAGCATGTACGGGCTATATCCGTCGGCTGAGGTCAATAAGCAGCGTGTCGAGCTTCGTCCGGTGCTGAGCATCAAGACCGGGGTTGTCATGGTGAAGCAGGTGCCGCCCGGTCAGGGCGTCAGCTATGGCGCAGTGTACAAGACAAGCGGCGAGGAGACGATTGCGACGCTGCCGATTGGTTATGCGGACGGGTATTCCCGGATGCTGACAGGGAAGGCGGAGGTGCTCGTGCGCGGGCAGCGTGTGCCGGTCGTTGGGAGAATTTGCATGGATCAATGTATGACGAATGTGACCGGAATTGCCGATATTTCTATAGAGGAAGAAGTAGTTATTCTAGGGGAGCAAGGGGGGGAGCGCATTACGGCCGAGGAGCACGCGAGCTGGCTCGGTACGATCAATTACGAGATCGTCTGCATGATCTCCCATCGTGTGCCGCGTGTCTATACGAAGAACGGAGCGGTCGTACGCTCGGTCAATCCGCTGCTGCGCCATCTATGGGAGAAGGCTGCTGAGGAGTAA
- a CDS encoding CopG family ribbon-helix-helix protein, with protein MANAQNTKRIMISLPDYLLEEVDHLVEKENSNRSELIRQAMKLYLLERKKRHLRESMQRGYMEMAKINLLMASEAFQAEEEADHTLDRLVSGV; from the coding sequence GTGGCCAATGCTCAGAACACGAAGCGCATCATGATCAGCTTGCCGGACTATTTGCTCGAAGAGGTCGATCATCTCGTCGAGAAGGAAAACTCCAACCGCAGCGAACTGATCCGTCAGGCGATGAAGCTTTATTTACTGGAACGGAAGAAGAGACATCTGCGTGAGTCGATGCAACGCGGGTATATGGAAATGGCGAAAATCAATCTCCTTATGGCCTCGGAAGCCTTTCAGGCGGAGGAAGAAGCGGATCATACGCTCGACCGTCTAGTTAGCGGGGTGTAG